The genomic region ctatttgcagatgatatagttttgtggacttccggatcttacagacatagagacaaaattcaaaattctgcttttaaagctctaaatcaactacatgaatggaatacatcaaatttgatgacactcaatttaagcaaaagtaactaccaaatattttcacttggtaaaaaagaaagagaattcaatatccaatacaatggccaacaccttcctaggacttatgaatccaaatatcttggagttattttcgatagtaagttaacatggagcaaccatttgaaatacatttctgaaaaagctcgtaaaaggttctcccttctaaaaagactagcaggaaagaaatggggatgctctaggaatactttgaacactacatacaaaatgtttatatagccagtgctgacatactgcggagaaattttaattacttcacctttcataaacgaaatggaatatgttcaaaaccaagctctcagactcattactggtggaatcaaaacaactccaatagattctatgagattcctcaccaatattaacagcatcaaaatgacaatagaagaaaaagcactgattcaatatgaaaaacttattagattaccaggaaacaattggcattcatacagtcctctctgtagattgaaaactaaaaaaagtttcatatccattgttcaagaattaaaacagaaaatcaatatcccgaatttaaaagaaaacctacaaattaaaccaaaccctttaactctattaaatatggaatataatctaaatttaacagaggaaatactgaaatcagaagtaaacactgaaatactaaaacaattgtctttagagacaattaatattagatacccttcacaaaactggcttcatttatacactgacggatccttgatttccagagaacaaggtgccggtgcaggtgttacgtgctgtctcttctcactttatagatctcttgggtatggaacaacaagttttgatggagaaatcattgcaataaatgaaagtTTCAGGAATCTTTTATGCcatatcagtaaatttaaaaatgcagttatattgtcagactccaaagcagctattctatcaatagtctctaaacacacatcttcatctcaaacagcagaaataactaaaatgctctctcaattaatatcactcaataaaagaattgtattccaatggatatcatcccattgtggaatcctggggaacgagaatgtggatgctttagcaaagaagggcagcactgctacttacagacctgtaactaaatctacgtattactctgtgaaaagatttattaaatctacatacttagacttcaacaaacaaaatttgataacacaatcccaagggaaaaaatggaactctctgcatcaaaatccacagttaattcctgatttaccacgaaaatcgtctgtagctgcatttagattggcaacaggccatgattgtttggccaaacacctgcatagaattggaatatatcagtcccctaactgtccattgtgcaactcaaaccaagaaatggattcggaacacctcaaaatctgtgcttcagtggctggtcatgataatatctttgaaaaatattggagtgcaagaggtcaaatgactttattgtcaaacgcctggcattagaaaacaacaacatctcatctttatgttgtggaggtgttttctaacaggttcaataatttgtgaaagagtaggcctatatttttcttctggacctctcgcacattatgttagtagttagtagattagtgtatgatgtaatattaaaatgtattttatctgacaacatgaaattcattgctttgattaaacagtttacgaaccacgagacctaacctaaaaatgtagtttgtttgatcacgtgaaatgaatagtatgaattccgaaaacgaatgccactttgaaatgtatgctttagaatgtttactccattactgtaataaaaatgtaaacacgaaagaaattaattaaaatgtgaaatgatatttctatcgattactcaagggcatgtatcacacgaaatatgttatatttatttatacttagcctagctgactataatcttgaaattgtaaccacaacacaaagcaacacatacaataactattatgtattaatattaatactgatattaattaattaattattagtaatgggctcagaaatctagaacaattagaattttcagaatttaaactactgacaacttgtgtcactgctgccaacataacagttgtaAAATCATTATCAGTtgcagtatttctcagtaccgaatttcgaaatgaagttggcaaaagaaaattcaacctgaaaactaaaaaaaatcaccataatccactagcttatgtagtaatgggggaaaaatggttaggtttcacccttagcgtattaagtaagctgacccggactatactatGTGGCAGTAACTTACAGTGATTACTGTAGAGTTAAAGTGAGGGGTTGATCAGTCCTCTACACAACGTCCATATTTTCCTTATTGGTCATTCGAGCTTTATGGTTTCGAAAACTGAATTTAGAAAAATACTCAATTATGAAAGACTGAATTGACAGAAGTATCATTCTTAAGCGTAGTAATAAACTACAAATACTGGACAAGGAAAGAATGTAGGTTTAGATACAACAACCACAAATCCAAGTAAGAACTAATGATGATACTTTCCATTTCGAGCTCAATGTCAATTTTTATCTTTAGTAGGTATCTCATCATTTAATTCTCACAATTTCTGAACTTAAACTTCTATTAAATCCACgatctttttttcattttctttcaacaTTCACGTTAGTGTGTGCTTAATCACAGTCTGAAAACACTAAAgtaaattaaaactgaaattcaactgaaaacattaaacattttaatacgtATCTTCAGAGTTgattttcattacttacttagtACATCACTctgtgattgtttttttttattcgggAAAtgagttaagaaaaaaaaagaatgaaagaattgggctggcttgaataatttcaactgTGCTGTATCTCAACATTCTACttggaatacaactgttttaataactaggtacagtaaaatccctcatatccggcacccaaataactggcaatacaaaacaatggcacttttggctaggtcAAAAATAAAAAGTCATTCATGTGAAAGAGAAGAGTctgacgaagatgtgagtggttctCGTAGATCGCACATGCTGCATatcgtgtttactctttacactgttcacgtgtgaaaacatagacaaaaaagcccgttatgtccctggagtacAGGGTAGCATTGGTATctgtcacttggaccttgcaaacaatgcacGAAGACAATATCTTTCAATCTAAAACTTGAACTTGCCCATTTCGAAGGGGTATTGAATGAGTCTAAGtacgaaagtgtgaaattctctgttcctacagtgcGTAAAAGTTTAATTTGAGTGATGGATAGTATCATGGTTATTACCGCTAAGTGCTGCTGCTGCACAATGGATTCCGGGAAATGCAAGCAAAATATTCTTATGCTCAAATCATCGAGTGCTACTTCAAAGCTGCgatgttggctacactgctcttcacgtcacatgactcacatgacagccacttaaaattgtcataaggttacgaaaacttttagtattcTTACGCTattttgtattactgtattacaataattattaactgatgaatgtactgtacattaccttattcagtactaaaaataaacattgtatgtatttcaaaactatttttaattatctatatgaaaattactcaatttcaacatggaaaaaaaatgtttgtgcagtaaaGTGCGTCTTTACATAATCTATAAAAGTATTTTCGAATtatcccgaaaaatcagttatctggCACGGCTTTGTCCCACAATTTCCGGATGTGGTATTTAAATGAAgtgaattattttatcaaaattaatgtGTTAGAGAACATCGGAATTCAGGAGGGTCTATACAGACTACATCACAGACCACATTTGGAGGCATCAGAATGTGGGTATCTATGTTTCAACAGTGGTAACAAATGATACTCACACATAGTGGGAATCTTGTTCTGCAGCTATTTGCATTATGTGATAAAAAGTCGAATTCTTCTCAGCTGTCACACTGATGGTGAAATTCTCTGTCACGTTTGTTCCAACCCATAACGTATATGTCACAGTTGCAAGGTCATCTCCTTTAGGATTTTATCGAGCAGTCGTGCCTTCCACTGTCAAATTTGAATCTGCACTTGCCACAGCAGTAGGAGGAAGTGTTGTTGCTGTAGACGGCTGGAGTTTAGCTACTGGAAGAGCAAAGATTTATCAAATATGAGTGTTGTTTTGACTTTCCCTGAGTTTAACATTTTGGTTATATGTACAGTTTTCTTTCTACATTACATATAATACTTATAATATACCTAAAAagttataaacataaaatatgcagactaataaaggaagagaaattaataaagtatagaataataaataaataccactcCGAAGATGGCCAGGTTGATAACCTCAACCTGTCCACAATTTTGTGTTGGCGGAACTATtaatatatgaataatattctaaTTCCTAGATGAAAATTTTCTGACAGGACTAGGGAATGTCTCAGAACAAATGAAGACTATAATTTTATAGTGAAAATAACGAATAAAATGATATGCATATctttaaagtcatttttgacaTTTCATTTTGTCCTTGGAACAAAAGACAAATCGTGTTTCTAGAGATAATTGCCGCTGTCTAACCTATACAACAGAGTATAGTAAAATAtaccatcgtgatgcacttggggagatatgataggtagcgaaatgtggttgcaaataccagctataacggctgggggggggatcatcgtgctaaccacatgataccgccattctggttggatgatcgtccacttgtgcttcggcatgtgggcgtgaggccagcagccagctggtcggtcttggcccttcacgggctgtagtgccatggactattattatagtaatatataATGATTACACATATTTCCCCTCCAAATTCATTATTAttggctgctgctgctgctgcttaaataatttcaattttttttccttccttttcattGCAATCTGTTTTATACTGTTCCAGTCTatttcgacagtaagttaacatggagcaaccatttaaatatatttctgaaaaagctcgtaaaagattttcCCTTCACAAAAGACTAGcaagaaagaaatggggatgctctagaaatactttgaacattacatacaaaacgtttgtacagccagtgctgacatactgcggagaaattttaattacttcacctttcataaacgaaatagaacgtgttcaaaaccagctctcaggctcattactggtgaaatcaaaacaactccaatagattctatgacaCTCCCCACtaacattaacagcatcaaaatgacaataggagaaaaagcactgattcagtatgaaaaacttatcagattaccaggaagcaattggcattcatacagtactctctgtagattgaaaactcaaaaaagtttcatatccatgtttcaagaattaaaacagaaaatcaacatctcgaatttaaaagaaaaaataacaaggtgccggtgcaggtgttacgtgctgtctcttctcactttatagatctcttggatatggaacaacaagttttgatggagaaatcattgcaataagtgaaagtctcaggaatattctatgccacatcaataaatttaaaaatgcagttatattgtcagattccaaagcagctattctatcaatggTCTCTAgccacacaccttcatctcaaacagcataaataactaaaatgctctctcaattaatatcactcggtaaaagaattgtattccaatggataccatcccattgtggaatcctgggaaacgagaatgcggatgctttagcaaagaacgGCAGTACTGTTACTAAATCtaaatattactctgtgaaaagatttattaaatctacatacttaaacttcaacaaacaaaatttgatatcacaatcacaagggaaaaaaatgaaactctctgcatcataatccacagttaatttccgatttaccacgcaaatcatctgtagctgcatttaaattggcaacaggccatgactgtttggccaacacctgcatagaattggaatatatctgtcccctaactgcccattgtgcaattcaaatcaagaaatggattcggaacaccccaaaatctgtgcttcagtggctgatcatgacaatatctttgaaaaatattggactgtaagaggtgaaatgactttattgtcaaacgcctggcattacaaaacaacaacaacataattatatgaaacaacaagtcaaagtcaggataggagaagaaatgtctgaagaaagtgaaatagggagagaagtacgacaaggatgccctttatcacctatctgttcaacatctacttggagaatttggtaaagaactgttttcagaacatgggaggggtgatagtaggagaaagaagaataaagtgcataaaatttgctgataatatgttgttgttagtagaagaggagacaacactaagggatatgctaccggagctaaatgacagctgtgagcaatatgggatgaagataaatgcaaacatgacgaagaccatggttgtcagaagaaaaataaagaaaacttgcGAAACTGATTTGCTCATTaatcatcaataaatttaaatgaagttaaaatttgaaaacaaagtTGGCATGGGTTAAAGCCATtcaattaagtaaaaattttacatggGAGGAactgtaataaaacaaaattagggGGTATACGtttcatacataaaaaaaaaatcccatatAAGGGAAACCCTAATGTAGAGCTTCTCGCTTAATGGTTGATGTAAAATGATATTAATTAAGACATTAAAACAGGGACTGAAATTCCTGAACTATTTACTTTTGTTCACAGGATGAACTTAGCAATGCTGTAGGCTACTTTATGTTCGTTACGTCAAAGATCAACCTGTGTTCATTATCATAACATTACCAGTGTTAGAGATACAAGTTAGTACCTAGGCCTAgcctattttatatgaatatacagtaaaaccccgataagatgctgttcaagggacagcgtattaaccgggaccacgtattaggcgggtatactaattttgacttatatacagtatctattagcatttttctttattgaaatacatgagtcatgaaaggtaatatagtattactccattatgtaattactgtactgtatgtcaaagacatttacaatatgtactgtacttaattctttcggaaaaaaaaagtcatttatagttgtttgccatgtgcatgttctccaagtcctcatgtttaccacacttcagtttcctgcaaTTACATCTTCCTGAcatcgcagctgcagtgattgagtcgcgattttttattatcgttcttaatgtcgatgatgggattcctaatgaatcagagagttgtttctgagtaagagtactgttctcatcgtactttcgtaagattttcaatttttccGACAAATAAagtgcttttcgtttaacactcattgtaatcacattcacagacacttcaatacactaaaggacaacaaactgaccagcaaaaatttccagaattttattacggccgagtgaggaatgctgtttgagagagagggttagcaagagggtggggtattgtaactgtatgtaaacTTTAACCGCGCAGGTAAgtagtcgaataagagagcataacaagagggtgaggtatgaagtatgaaggtttaaatgcgcaggtaaagggtcgaataccaatacttttcaggttaatggcaccagtgagttcaatgaccaagatgtttcattgctgttaaagtacattgctgaaaattacatcgaaaatattccacaaaaacagcatattatgcgggacttgagcacaacaaacggggtattttataaaggcgttatatatgaaatgtgcagggaccggacaaaaaaaacgTATTACACGGGacagcgtaataagcgggcgcgtcttatcgaggttttactgtaattttattgaattcataCTGGTACCCATTTGTGGTTGATCTtgaatcctttcattttcttGTGCTTGTAAACACTTGActgtttattaaatgttacacTTACCACTAGTGGTGAAAGTGCCTCCAGAATTACCACTACCACAATTGAGGTCTCTAACAGAGCTGAGTCGTCGTGGTCCCAAGCCAAGCACAACTTCAGTAGTTGTAAACACATCTCCAAACGAACCATCAGGAGCCTGACGAGATACCAAGTAGTTTATAGCACTGCTGCGGTTCCAGTGCACTGGGCCAATGTTTCCACCATTGCCAGCAAGTTCACTATCTGCAGCCTCTAAAGcctataatatgaaaatagtttttctgTCAGCTACACAGAGGACTGTGACAATTTGATGTtactatacagtgaaacctctccttatggaCACCCCCAAAATaaggacactcctcatatatgtACAGAtatttatgtcccaactgaaataatctaaaaataatgataaatttaactctcatttaCGGATACTCTCAGACaaagacacggacagctgtttcacatcCTAAAGCTTGATTTACCTCCTGATTGCGGACAGAACtgaatttcaagacctaatgtgttacaaaaatggaaaatttagttttgagaactgtacaaaaattccttaacatgaaacataacataagggtctcgtaggctaccactagcccagccggctaccccttgttagttgCAAGtggatggataaaaaaaaatcataaaatttaatcgtgaaattgtattcgacacataatagggttagtaggattattctcttcacttcaatcagttgttctgtttcgggagacatggcacctgaacgtaaaggttaagttgaaaactgtaaattacagtactgcataactgtagacctagaataaaattgcatggcacagtactgtattttcctttttcggtcttatctactgtacttCAAAGTCGCAAGTAGTACAATATACTGTTTTTAGagttaaactacagtaatacatttcacttAAAGTGTGAAggcatacataatgcatattataaatttactgttaggttggggagcctccctcccaatacaAGGCACCTCTCAGATGctgacagattgttacgtcccttcgatgtccgtaaatgagaggtttcactgtattatcaaATTGTTGGGAATAGTCAAGAGCTAATGACAGGGTAGGAAACTCTTCCATGTATTGAGCGATATATGCAACGAGCAAAAGCTACAAGTAGACCCTATTcctaaaatttcagaaaaatcgaaaatcaataTAGATTGGCCTATTTCTATTGAAAGACAGAAAATTTTCTGTAAGACCTTATCACATATTGTTCATTTGTGTGTGTTTTAATgtacctatttttatatttcttttagtatatttatatattatttttatttatgtatttgttttgatTTGTGCTATATAATTGTGTATGATTTACTGGATGAATGAACTCTGAAAGCCTAAAATCTCGTATGATGAAATCTTATTACTAGAGCCCGaatgtatatgcatttataaTACTTAAAGTAAGCAGGCATAAAgggcaattaaaaaataaacaggcaCAATAGGCAGGCAAAGAGGCAATTAACTCTCGACATTTATctggggtcttttctgaccccacaCAATCTTTTATTGTCAATATCTACATTCATATACTCCGAAATGTTTCAGTATAGGGTAACCAGACGTCTGGATTTTACCAGACATGTCCtgcttttttagtattttgtgaagaGGAAATGTCTTTCAGTAACTTTGGGGATTTCAATAAACAGGTGTGAAATTTTTTACATGTAAAATGCTTCaaattatattgtactgttacaatacCTTCCACTGCTTCTACTGATAGTCTGCTCCTTTCATCTGACCGTTGAGTGTTGATTAGTGAAAATATCCTGTCAAACTTATCAAATTACATAGTGATAAACACAAATATACAGTTATTTacatcacccctcccatgtttgaCGGCTTTAACAATAAATCTTTGATAACTTGTAtggcttatcggacccaacatggtttttaaatttaaatggacaaactaggcaaaataaaaattaactctACTCTGAAATAAtcctctgaggttctggctgatatgtacatctattatcaggcagtatatctcacttgacaatatgtcggagaaagaacaattatttgtaatttgtatgcatctaaagtttgattagtgtaatatgtagctagtcggcgatgtatataatggaggaagaaagaaactggccatcctacttcattatttcctggcctaggccaaattgcctcataaatggtgccttcttgtatcacttgtaaggttcaaacctgtcttcggacagttgactaaagaacaactcTGAAATACCTCGAAATGCATTTACATCTGTATAACTTTAGTATATGTCTTATCACTGAAAATATTACAGAGCCTTCAAATAGAAGTTCATGAAGCACACTGTTTGCTGACAAAGTCGGGTATTCATAGCCCCTGAAGTCAAGTGCATGGATTTATCATGCAAATTACAGTAACCACCTACCTTTGTCATAGAAGATGTTGGAAATAATTTCATTGTGCTGCCACACATCTTTCAtatcttttaagaaaatttgtattaacacgcattatctcttcttcttgctgcaatttcccttcttatattgtctttcagttcttCCAACATATGCGAGTTAATCCAATACAGTTTACCTTTTATTTTAAGTTCTTCcataaaaagaaaatgtatacAGTATTGCAAGAATATCCACTGTaagatataacaaacatggccaacaaaacagtttatttagttttttcgaccctgccaaccaatacacattgttgt from Periplaneta americana isolate PAMFEO1 chromosome 15, P.americana_PAMFEO1_priV1, whole genome shotgun sequence harbors:
- the LOC138715358 gene encoding uncharacterized protein CG3556-like isoform X1, with protein sequence MVLLALNYIVRDHRNRNLDHYVKKPSLGLAEQQHPDGSFGNLHSTALAVQALEAADSELAGNGGNIGPVHWNRSSAINYLVSRQAPDGSFGDVFTTTEVVLGLGPRRLSSVRDLNCGSGNSGGTFTTSVAKLQPSTATTLPPTAVASADSNLTVEGTTAR
- the LOC138715358 gene encoding uncharacterized protein CG3556-like isoform X2 translates to MVLLALNYIVRDHRNRNLDHYVKKPSLGLAEQQHPDGSFGNLHSTALAVQALEAADSELAGNGGNIGPVHWNRSSAINYLVSRQAPDGSFGDVFTTTEVVLGLGPRRLSSVRDLNCGSVAKLQPSTATTLPPTAVASADSNLTVEGTTAR